The sequence below is a genomic window from Thalassomonas haliotis.
CGGTGACAGGAAAGCAAAAAGTAAAATCATTCTAAAACAGCGCAGGCAGAAGCAAAATTCAGTTGTCACTATCAACCTTTGTTAGGCCAGTCCCCTATACACTTCTACATAAGAAATGACAGTTCTTTACATTAAAGTCCGCTAGTATATTTGACTAATATCTCGCCATGCTATTTAATTAATCAAGCGATTAGTTAAATAACAGTAGTTTTATGCCGGACAAAAAACCATCAAGCAGCAAAGGCCGACCGGTCGACAGCGAAAAACAAGCAATGCAAAAACAGAAATTACTCGATGCCGCATTAGCCCTGCTAAATAAAAAAAACCTTGGCGAAATCACCATACGGGAGTTAGGCAAAGTGGCGGGGGTGAACTCCGCCATGGTCAGTTATTATTTTGATAATAAAGAAGGTTTGTTTATCGCCTTACTGGCTCAGCTCTCGGAAAACAAATTCAACCAACTCGGCGATTTACGCCAAAATCAGGAGCCGATAAAAACGGTGATCACTTTTATGCTCGAAATGCTGAACCAGCATCCGGGATTAATGAAGCTGATACACAGCGAAGCCATGTCGGGGGAATCAACCTTAGGGGCGGCTATGATCGAGCGCTTCCCCAAACGCATGGCTGCACTTTTACCCGCGCTTATCGCCGACCAACAGGCCCGGGGAAAAATACGCGAAGACATTAATCCCAAATATGCAGCATTTTCACTGATCAGCCTGGTTGTAACCCCGTTTCTCGTTACCCCGATCCGGGAAAAGGCCTGGCAAATTAGCTCACAGGAATTAAATACCCGTCAATGGACTGAGCATATTTATCAACTTTTTACCTCAGGAATTACCCAAAGGTCCAGCAAATGAAAGCATCCATAGAAAATTTTTTAAAGACAAAGTTTGCCTTACCCGCGATAGCCGTTGCCGGTGTAGTGTTGATGGTGCTGATTGTTAAGTTGCAGCCGCAAATGAAGCACAACCCCAAGGCCCGGCCTTCGGTGCCGGTCAATACCGTGACCGTTGAAGAACACCTGATCCGACCCGCCATCACAGGCTTTGGCACGGTAGAGCCGGATCTGACCTTACAGGCGAAAGCCGAGGTATCCGGCCGCATCACTTATATTCATCCGGAATTAAAAACCGGGGAAATTATCCGTAAAGACACTGTCATGCTGCGTATAGACGACCGCGACTACCAGCTCAATTTAAAACAGGCCCAGGCGGATTTATTATCCAGCGAAGCCAATTTAAAAGAAATGCAGTTGACGGTGGAAAACAACAAATTGGATCTGAAACTGGCCAATGAAAAACTCAAGGTCAGGAAAAAAGAGCTGGCCCGGCTGGAAAAATTACGCAAATCCGGCGCCGTATCCGTTTCTACCCTGGATGCGGAAAGGCAAAACATGCTGCAGCAGCAACAGGAGGTCCAGCAGCTGAAAAATACCCAGATCACCCTGCCGTCGGATATCGAAGTATTAAAAGCGAAAATAGACATTTCCAAAGCCCAGTTGGAGCAAAGCAAAAGGGATCTGGCCCGCACCGAAATCCGCCTGCCGTTTAATGGCCGGGTCAGCGAGGTCACGGCAGAGCTGGATCAATTCGTCAGCACCGGGACATTATTGTTTGAAGCCTATGGCATAGATAAAATGATCGTCAATGCCCAGGTATCCATGGAGCAGTTTGGCCAGCTCGCCGCCGGCTTTAACCGCGAGTTGATCAATTATGAAAACCTGCTTTCCGGCAACAAAATGAGTGACATTTTTGATGCCCTGGGGCTGAACGCCACTATCCATATTGCCGGCAATAAAAGCTTTAACTGGCAGGCAAAAGTAGAACGCCTGTCCGGCAATATCGACAGTAAAACCCGTACCTTAGGGGTTATTGTCAGTATCAGCGACAACTATAAAGATATTGACCCAAGTGTCAGGCCGCCGCTGCTGGCGGGTAACTATATGCAGGTAGACTTGCTCGGCGCGCAGCGAAAATTTATTGCCGCCCCCAGGTTTGCCCTGCACCAGGGACAAATCTACCGGGTCAGCAAAAGCCAGACCCTGGAGCGCGTTGACTTGCCCAGGGTACAGCTGCAGGGAGAGCTGGCGCTATTTACCGACACCCTCAGTCCCGGCGACAAAATTGTCACCTCGGATGTTTTTCCCGCAGTACAGGGGATGGAGCTGACGGTAATGGACGATAAAGCCATACAGACACAACTCGATACCTGGGTGAGGAAAGCACAATGATACGTTTTTTTACTGCCCACCCGACGGCAGCCAATCTGTTGATGTTACTGCTGCTCTTTATGGGCATCAGCGTATTGCCGGATATCAAACGGGAAACTTTCCCGGAAGTTAAAGCCTATTCATTGCAGATAAATGTCCCCTACCCCGGCGCCACGCCGGTAGATGTCGAACAGGGTATCTGCTTGCCGCTCGAAGATGCCTTCGACGGTATCAGCTTTATCGAAGAAAAAGTGTGTGAGGCCAGGCAGAATCTGGGCTTAATGACCATCAAAATGCTTGAACAGGGGGATTTTGTAAAATTCACCGATGACGTAAAAACCGCCATCGACGGCATCAACGAATTTCCCGAGAATGCCGAAGAGCCTGTGGTAACAGAAAAAGGCCGCACCCAGCATGTTATTTCCATCGCTTTAACCGCCGACTTACCGAGATCTGAGCTAAAAACCCTGGCAGAAAATCTCAAGCAGCGCATCCTGCAGCATCCGAAAATCCCGCTGATAACCATAAACGGCTTTTCCGAGCGCCAGCTCAGGGTGCAGGTTTCCCAGGAAAACCTGCGCCGCTACGGCCTGGATCTGCAGCAGCTGGTCAATTTGATCAACAAACAAGATCTCGATTTACCCCTGGGCTCGATTGAAACCCGTCACAGCGAAACCCAGCTAAGGTTTAGCGATGAAAGGCGCAGCGCCGCAGATCTGGCGCAGTTGATCATCTTAAGCGGCGAGCATGGCAGCGAAGTCACCTTAGGGGAAATTGCCACCATTATCGATACCTTCGAACAAGTCGAAGATAAAGTGGAATTTAACGGCCGCCCCGCCGCCCTGCTAAAAATCGAAAAAAATACCATAGACGACAGCCTGGACGTGCTGGCGGCGGTAGAAGACCTTATCATCACCGAGTCCGCCCGCCTGCCTGGTGGCGTATCCCTGGAGATCACCCAGGATGCCACCAGCATAGTCAAAGACCGCATCAATATGCTGATCACCAATGCCTGGCAGGGCTTGTTGCTGGTTTTTGCCACCATGTGGATGTTTTTTACTTTCCGTTACGCCTTTTGGGTGGTGATGGGGCTGCCGGTATCCTTTTTGGCCAGCGCCTTTATCCTCGGCCATATGGGGATCACCATCAATATGATTTCCATGGTGGCGCTGCTGCTGGCACTGGGCATCTTAATGGATGATGCCATAGTGATCGCCGAGTCTATCGGCACCCAGCTGAAAAAAGGCTTAAAACCTATGGAGGCGGCAATAGCGGGCACCAAAACCGTCGCCCGCGGCGTTGCTTCTTCCTTTGCCACTACTTTATGTATTTTTGTCGGCCTGATCTTTATTTCCGGCGATATCGGCCAGATCCTCAAAGTGATCCCTATCGTGCTGATTTCGGTAATTTCCGTGTCGCTGATCGAGGCTTTTTTTATTCTGCCGAACCATTTGCACCACTCCCTGGCCCACGGCGAAAAACAAAAACCGTCCCGGTTCAGGGTTAGGTTCGAACAAAAATTCGAGCACTTAAGGACCCGCACCTATGTGCTGGTAGAAAAAATCATTCATTACCGTTATGCCTTTATCGGCACGGTACTGGCCTTTTTCCTGCTGTCGGTGAGTATGCTCGCCTCGGGCATCTTGCAGTTCTCGGCCTTTCCCAATGTCGAAGGAGACAGGCTGCAGGCACGGATTTTAATGCCCGCCGGTACTCCGTTAAAGCAAACCGAAAACATCGTTAAGCAGCTGCTGGCTTCCCTGGATAAAACCTCAAAAACCCTGCAGCAGGACGAAGACCAGGTGCTGGTCAAATCATTCGCGGTCAGCTTTAACCAGAACTCAGACGCCTTTGAGTCCGGCCCCCACCTGGCAACAATAGATGTCGACCTGCTGTCGGCAGAAATACGCAATACCAAGATGCAGCGCTTTATCAATCTGTGGCGGGAAAATACCGGTATCATTGCCGATGCTATGACCCTGTCTTTTAAAGAGCCGAACATAGGGCCGAGCGGCCGCGCCATTCAGATCCGTTTAACGGGTAAGGATCTAGAGCAGCTGGCGCAAGCCTCCTATGAACTGCAAACCTGGCTGTCCGGTTATCCCGGGGTCAATAACCTGCTGGATGACCTCAGGCCCGGCAAACCGGAATTTACCCTGAAACTCAGGGAAGGCGCCTATAACTTAGGCATAGATGCCCAGACCATAGCCAACCAGGTCAGGAGCGCCTTCCAGGGCAACAAGGTACTGGAAACCAATGTGGACCTGGAGACCTTTGAGATCACTGTGATGCTCGCCCCCGAATCCCGGGATGAATTTGCCGATTTCGATAACTTCCCGATAGTACACCCGGGCAGCGGCGCCATTATCCCGTTGTCTGCCGTGGCTGAGATCAGCGCGACCCGGGGCTACTCGCGCATCGGCCGCTACAATAACCAAAGGGCGGTGACCGTATACGGCGATATTGACCATAACGTCAACAATACCCAAAAGGTGATGACAGATCTAAGCAAACGCTGGCTGCCGGATTTCCAGCTAAGGTATCCGGATATCAAGCTCAGTCAGGAAGGGGAAACCAAAAATGCCGCCATTACCCAGCAGTCTATGATGCGCTCCTTTGTTTTTGGCCTGTTGGGGGTATTTTTACTGCTGTCATTCCAGTTCCGCAGTTATATCGAACCTGTAATCGTGTTGGTGGCGATCCCGCTGGCCATGATAGGCACCATCTGGGGCCATCTGATCATGGGCTTAAGTTTTACTATGCCTTCCATGCTCGGCTTTGTTTCCCTGGCGGGGATAGTGGTCAACGACTCGATATTACTGGTGGAGTTCGTGAAAAAACGGGTGGCAGAAGGACACAGCGTACACCAGGCCGCAGCCAAAGCCAGCTACGACAGATTCCGCGCGGTATTCCTAACCTCGGTCACCACTATCGCCGGCATGACGCCGCTGCTGTTTGAAACCAGTTTGCAGGCACAAATATTGATCCCGCTGGCCACCAGCATAGTGTTCGGTATTGCCACCTCGACTTTACTGGTGCTGTTTGTGCTACCTTGCCTGTACACCATATTGGAAGATTTTGGTTTGGCCAAGTCGAAAAAAGAACAGCATCAGGGTGAGCTAACGGCAGATGCCATACCTGAGCACTAGTTGAGTATTGGCCGAGCATTAATTGAGCGTTAATCAAACGCAGCCAAGCGCTAAACATTAACCGGGAAAAGTCCTGGCCTTATCGCCACTGAGCCGCCGCAATTTTTGTCGGCGGCTTTCTTTTTACCTGAACCTGCAGCCTGCCCTTCTGCCTGGCTTATTTGGCCATCTAAACCGCTAAAGCTTGCCAGTGATGAAAATAACCAGTACACTTGCCGCCTTAAGATGGTGTTTTCTTTAGATTTCGGCTATTTATTTCAATTTTTAATTTCAATAAGTCAGTCACATAAAGCAAACTTAATAGGGAACGTGGTGCCTGTCTTAAGGTTTTTACTTTGAGCTATCGACTTCAAAATAAGGACTTTAAAACATTAACCCACGGCTGTACCCGCAACTGTAAACAGGGCTGGTAATACAAACCACTGGCAAAGGCCGGGAAGGGTATTATCGGGTTACCCCTAAAGCCAGGAGACCTGCCATTGAAAACTTATACACTAAAGGTGCGGGCCTACGCCTTGGGTTACAATTCATTGACTTTTCAGTGTTATTTGTACTCTTTTCCTGCACCTGCTAGCTTAAAACGATAAATCTCAGGCCGGGACAAGAAGATGTTTAGCCAGACAATTCATAACACCTTATCGACAGGCACAAAGTGATGCCGGCCCTTATCAAATTGGATAAGCTTAACTGGGCCGTTGGCGATAAGCGCATTCTCAAAGATATTTCCCTGGAACTGGAGAAAGGAGAACTCTTGGCCATTATCGGTCCCAACGGCGCCGGTAAAACCAGCCTGCTCAACTGCCTGCTCAACCAGCAAAAAAACGTTACCGGCTCGGTAAATTTTAAAGGCAAAAATATCAGCAGCTATACCCCGCGGCAGCGGGCCAAATCCTTTGCCCTGGTGGCGCAAAAAACAGCCCCTGTGTTTAACCTTTCAGTGTTTGATATTGTGCGTATGGGATTATTACCCCATAAGACCCTGTTTAGCCTGGATAATGATTTTGATAAGCACCAAATTGAGCTGGCGCTGGAAAAAGTCGGTTTATCGGATAAAGTCCATGATGCCTTCACTACCTTATCCGGCGGTGAGCAGCAGCGGGTGTTGATCGCCCGGGCCTTAGTGCAAAAAGCCGAGGTATTGATCCTGGATGAACCCACCAACCACCTGGATGTCTATTACCAGCATCAGATATTAGCCCTGGTAAAAAGCTTAAACATCACTGTGGTGATGACGGTACATGATTTAAACCTGGCCGCACAATATTGCCGGCGTTTGCTCTTGCTCGATCAGGGACAAGTCATTGCCGACGGCGCTCCCGAAAAAGTGCTGACTAGCCAACTGTTAACACAAGTCTTCCGCCTTGACTGTCAGCAGGAGTTAGATGCTGTTACCGGAAAAACCCGGGTCTATTTTCATCTGCCCACACACAGTCAAACTACCGGGGAAGCAAGCCGATGAGCCAGATCAGGTTTAACCTGCCAGTTAAGTTAAGCTTACTGGCACTCTTATGTCTGGGCAGTATCGGCGCTGCCCTCACCTTCGGCCCGGTTAATATCAGCCCGCAGCAGCTAGTTGCCTGCTTCAGCACCACCTGTGAAACCCCGGTGATCGATATGGTGGTCTTTCAGGTACGGGTGCCCCGCATCCTGGTGGGCTTAGTCGCCGGCATGGGCCTGGCCATCGCCGGGGCAATTTTACAAAATACCACCCGTAACCCGCTGGCCGACCCTTACCTGTTCGGCATCGTTTCCGGCGCGGGCCTGGGCGCCACAATCGCCAGCATTACCCTGGCTAACATGCTGACCCTGGCACTGCCGCTGGCGGCATTTCTCGGCGCTTTATTTGCCGTGATTATTGTCGTGCTTATCGCTAAGGCCCTGCAACGCATGGAACAGCTTTTATTGGCGGGCATAGCGGTTTCTTTTATGCTCTCTTCCATCAGTCAGTTCCTGCTTTACCTGGGAGAGCCTTTTGCCACCAACCGGGTAATGTTCTGGCTTATGGGTAGCCTGGCCCGGGTTGAGCTGGAAAATTTTTATGTTATAAGCGCGGTATTGTTTTTTGCCCTGGCAGTGATTACCGCCTTTCACCGCCATATTGATGCCCTGTTGCTCGGCGATGAAAGCGCCGCCAGCTTAGGGGTAAATGCCGACAAACTCAGATTGATCATGCTGGCCCTGTGCGCAGCGCTTACCGCGACCATAGTGGCCTACTGCGGCGGCATAGGTTTTGTCGGCTTAATGATCCCCCATATTGTCAGGCAAATACTCGGCGTTACCACTATCCCCTTGATTTTAGGTTCAATGCTTATCGGCGGCACCTTTATTCTCTGGGTCGATGTTATTGCCCGCACCGCGCTGGAAAATGCTGAAATTCCCATCGGCATCATTACCTCCGCCACCGGCAGTATTTTCTTTTTATTGATCATGTACCGAACCCGTAAAAATTAGCAAAAATGACCCATAGTTATTAACAGGGTTATTGAAAAAAGCATCAGGAAAACATTATGGCTACTTCAAACGATAAAGAACAACAGCATCAGCAAAGGATGCAGCGCACCAAGGAAAAAGTGGATGCAAGAATCGAAAATGCCCAGCAGGAAAAAGGCCTATTTATCGTGATCACCGGCAACGGCAAGGGCAAGTCGACCTCAGGTTTTGGCACAGTTGCTCGTGCGGTGGGCCATGGTTTAAATACCGCCGTAGTGCAATACATCAAAGGCAGCTGGGCCTGCGGCGAGCGGGAATTACTGGCCAATGCCGGGGTGGAATTTCATGTGATGGGAACAGGTTTTACCTGGAATACCCAGGACAAGACCAGCGACATTGCTGCGGCCAACAAGGTATGGCAGGAAAGCAAACGCTTGCTGAGCGATCCCCATATCGATCTGGTGTTACTGGATGAACTTACCTATATGCTCACCTATAAATACCTGGATCTGGATGAAGTTATCGAGGCGATACGTAACCGTCCGAAAATGCAACATGTGATCGTCACCGGCCGCGCCTGTCACCGGGCACTGATCGAGCTGGCCGATACCGTCAGCGAAGTGCGTTCGGTTAAACACGCCTTTGATGCCGGGGTAAAAGCGCAGAAGGGAATTGACTGGTAATGATCTTGTTTAAAGCCGTGACCGTAAAAATTTCCCTGGTGATAACCCTGGCAGTAACATTGCTGGCAAGCCCCTGCCTTGTTGCCAAGTCACAGGAAGTAAAGCATGGAGAAAATAAGCCTTTACCGAAAATTATCGCCCTTGCTCCCCATATTGTTGAGATGCTTTATGATGTCGGCGCAGGTGCTCAAATCATCGCCACCACAGACTTTGCCGACTATCCCGAGCAGGCAAAAAACATTCCCAGCATAGGCAACTATATCCGGCTGCAGCTGGAAAAAGTGATCGCCCTGCAGCCTGATTTAATCATCGCCTGGCAAAGCGGTAATCCCAGCGATGATCTGGCCAGGTTAAGCCAGCTCGGCTTTAAGGTGGTTTATTCCGAGCCGAAAACCTTTAGCGATATTGCCAAAGAGCTGCGCCACTTTGCCGACTTATCCGGCCATAGCGAGCAGGGCCGGCAAGTGGCGGATGAATTTCTTAAACAGCTTGGCGATATCCAGGACCGTTACCGGGATAAGCAACCGATCAGCACCTTTTATGAATTATGGTCACGGCCGCTTACCACAATAGCCAGGGGCAGCTGGCCGCAGCAGCACTTAAATATCTGCCGCGCCGAGAATCCGTTTGAACAGGTGAGCAGCCCGTATCCCCAGGTCAATATCGAACAGGTCTTAAAAACACCGATCAGGCTTATTATTCAGCCGCTGTCCGTCAATCAAAAAGATAAAGAAGGTTTTAACTGGCAGAACTGGCCGACAATAAAAGCCGTGAGTGAAAACAATATTATCACCCCGGATGCCGACGCCCTGCACCGCATGACCCGACGCAGTTTGCTGGCCCTGGATAAGTTATGCTCAGATATCGACAAGGTGCGCCGCTCTTATTTATCCGGCATATAAACAGGCCAGAATAAGAAATAACAAATTTAATCACCCGGCATTGCTTGGCTAAGTTAAGCAATGACGGATATCACTTAATATCAGGTGCTGGTGCTAAGACATTTGCTGGTTTTATCCACTAGCAAGCTTAGCAGCAGTGAAACGGGAAACAGGTGTTATACCCTTAGGTAAAAATCCTGTACTGCCCCCGCAACGGTAATTCACTTTGCTTTACCGGCAAAGTGATAAGTCCGGAGACCGGCCTGGTATTGTTAATCACATCAAGCACGGTGGGTGCTTCATTGAGGAAAATATGAAAAAGAACATACTTGCATTAAGCGTTGTCAGCGCTTTAACATCAACGCTTGCTGTTGCAGCACCAGCCGATACCAGTACAGCCAAGAAAGATATTCTGGTGGATGAAACCCTGGTGGTCACGGCAAACCGTGTCGGACAAAACAGCGCCGACATCTTAAGCAGCGTCAAAGTCATCACCCGGGAAGAGATAGATTTATCTCCGGCGCTTTCTATTGCCGAACTGATCAATGATGTCAACGGCTTTCAATTATCGCAAAACGGCGGTATTGCCCAAACAACCGGCATCTTCAGCCGGGGCACCAATGCCGGTCATACTTTAGTGGTGATCGACGGACAACGCATCGGCTCTGCCACTTTAGGCCTGGTTGAATTTGCCAACATATCAACAGACCAGATTGAAAGAATAGAAATTATCAAAGGCCCCAGGGCCTCGCTATGGGGCTCTGATGCCATCGGCGGCGTGATCCAGATATTTACCCGGCAGTTAAACGCAGGTGAACTGGCCCTTGATTTATCTGTTGGCAACCAGTCACAGCAACAAGGCAGTTTAAGCAGTGCTTTTAGCCATGGTGACGGCAAAACCACCATCACCTTATCCGCCAAATCGGCCGAGGGTTATGATGTTTTGGATAACGCAGAGCCGGATGATGACGGCTATCACAGAGAAGATATCTCCATTATCGGCGGACAAAACATCAACCAGGACTGGCGCATAAACTGGCTGGCAAAGTATAACCAGGGACAAAGTGATTACGACAGCGCCTTTGGCGGCAGCAATAAAAGCGAGCTGGAAACCAAACAGTGGCAGTTAACCGCCATTCAGGACACAGGGAGCTGGTATCAGACATTCTCCTGGGGCCAGCAAGTCGATGAGTCCATCAATTTTATTGAAGGCGGCAACAAAAAAGACGGCAGCTTTTTTGAAACCAAACGCCTGCAGGCTAACTGGCTTGGCAGCTACCGGGTTTCCCAGGTATTAACTAGCGCCTTAGGAATAGATTTAACCCGGGAAGAAGTCGATACCAAGCCAAGGGCAAACAATCAGCCGGGATACGATAAAACCGAGCGGGATAAAAAAGCGATATACGCCCATATCGCTTACGATGAAGACGATATCCTGCTGGACGGCGCACTGCGTTACGATGATATTGAAGGTATAGACGACAAGTTTACCTATAATGCCAGCGCCGGGTTACGCTTTGGCGATAACTCTCTGGTCAGTATCAACTTAGGGCGGGGTTTTAAAGAGCCGAGCTTTAACGACCTCTACTACCCGGAAGATGCCTTTTCTTACGGCAATCCCGATTTAAAAGCGGAAACCTCCAACAGCGCCGAAATCTTGCTTAAAACCAGTGTTGCCGAAATCCAAACTGAGCTAAGTGTCTATAAAACTAAAATTGATGACTTGATCGAATGGGTGCCGGATGAAAACTTCAGATACAATCCATTAAACATTCATCAGGCCACCATCAAAGGGGTCGAGTTAAACTTTACCGGTGATCTCTTCGGCTTAAACCAGTCTCTGCAGCTGGGCTATCTGGACGCGGTTAATGACGGCACTAACAAACCCCTGATCCGCAGGGCAAAACATACCGCCCGTTATCAAGTCAGCCGGGACTTTGATAACCTGAACCTGCTTGCCAGTGTCGATTACCAGGGGAAACGTGAAGACAGCGAATGGCCGGGTACTATAGAATTGCCCAGCCATACCCTGGTAAATCTCAGCGCCGCCTACCGCTTTAACAGCCAGTGGAAATTAACGTTGAAAGCCAATAACCTGTTCGACCGGGATTATGTCACCAATAATCATTATGTCGGCCAACCGGCGCAATATTTACTGACCCTGAACTATCGCCAGTAGTTATTCTCTATCTATTTCCATAACAATTCAAAATGTTAAGCTCGTATTATGAGCTTAACATTTTTCTGTTTATAATGGCTTGAATACCTGTCCCGCGCCCATGTCAAAATATTGAACCAAATACAGCCATCGGCCTTGCCCGGACACATTCCCGAAACTCCTGTTTATTCATACCTCCTTTTAAACCCTAATGTAAGTTTTATTATTTTTTATTCCCAAGCCTCAAGTAATAATCATCAATTTCATCACAGAGAAACTTCACCGCTGTTCACAAAGCCGGCTAAAACAACACATAAAGAGCCTCTTCTAAGTTGGCTCATTGATATAACCGCTTAAATCATATAAATTTGCAGCAAAAATGCTCTGCGCATCATTTTAAAATAGGGATATTGGTCTTGTATAATTTTGTGTTTACCCTGCTCTGCTTCTTCGTCTTTCTTATTGATAACATGGCATTCGCCGGTCATTTAAACCTTGGTTTTGAAGACGTCCAGGGGCAAAGGGCTGATGGTTGGGATACATTTGGCAACCCCCGCTATGTAACTTCTCTGGATAACAAGCAAAGCCATAGCGGCAAATACTCAGCTACCATTAGCTATCACGGTAAATCTTCGGATTATAAAGCCTGGAATTACACCATTCCGGTCACCTTTACAGGTAAAAAAATCAAGTTAAGCGGCTATGTAAAAACAGAAAATGTTACCGGGGGCTTCGCAGGACTTTGGATGCGGGTAGATCCGGATATCGCCTTTGATAACATGCAAAACCGCGGCATTACATTGAGCCAAGACTGGACCAGAGTCGAAATAGAACTTGAACTGAAATCAAATTATGCCGAGCAGGTTGCCTTCGGGGGTCTGTTGGTAGGTGAAGGACAAATGTGGTTTGATAGTTTAGAGCTCTCCCTCGACGGTGAACCGCTGGAAGCCGGGATGATGAAAAATGAATATCGGGCAGAAAAAGATCACCGATTTAACAACGGCTCATCCCTGGATGCCCTTGAGATAAAAAACCATCCAAGCGAAAACTTAGCTTTATTAGGGCGAGTCTGGGGATTTTTAAAATACCATCACGGGGAAATTGCACAAGGTAAATACCACTGGGATTATGAGTTAATAGCACGACTGCCTGCTTATTTAAAGTTAAGCACTGCCCAGGACAGGGACAAGTTTTTATTAAACTGGATAAATAATTTAGGGGCTGTGCCCGAATGCTCAAAGTGCCCGAAAACTCAAGCAGACGCTAAACTCAAGCCGGATCTGAATTGGCTTGATCACTTTTCCCTTATGCCTGCATTAAAGCAACGTTTAATTTCTATCCATAAAAATAGACACTTAGGAAAACATTATTATATCGATTATATTCCTCAAATAGGCAACCCGGTATTTAAGAATGAAGAGAGTTATGCCGACATGCCCTATCCGGATGCAGCTTTCAGGCTGTTAGCCCTGTATCGCTATTGGAATATCATAA
It includes:
- a CDS encoding TetR/AcrR family transcriptional regulator produces the protein MPDKKPSSSKGRPVDSEKQAMQKQKLLDAALALLNKKNLGEITIRELGKVAGVNSAMVSYYFDNKEGLFIALLAQLSENKFNQLGDLRQNQEPIKTVITFMLEMLNQHPGLMKLIHSEAMSGESTLGAAMIERFPKRMAALLPALIADQQARGKIREDINPKYAAFSLISLVVTPFLVTPIREKAWQISSQELNTRQWTEHIYQLFTSGITQRSSK
- a CDS encoding efflux RND transporter periplasmic adaptor subunit; translation: MKASIENFLKTKFALPAIAVAGVVLMVLIVKLQPQMKHNPKARPSVPVNTVTVEEHLIRPAITGFGTVEPDLTLQAKAEVSGRITYIHPELKTGEIIRKDTVMLRIDDRDYQLNLKQAQADLLSSEANLKEMQLTVENNKLDLKLANEKLKVRKKELARLEKLRKSGAVSVSTLDAERQNMLQQQQEVQQLKNTQITLPSDIEVLKAKIDISKAQLEQSKRDLARTEIRLPFNGRVSEVTAELDQFVSTGTLLFEAYGIDKMIVNAQVSMEQFGQLAAGFNRELINYENLLSGNKMSDIFDALGLNATIHIAGNKSFNWQAKVERLSGNIDSKTRTLGVIVSISDNYKDIDPSVRPPLLAGNYMQVDLLGAQRKFIAAPRFALHQGQIYRVSKSQTLERVDLPRVQLQGELALFTDTLSPGDKIVTSDVFPAVQGMELTVMDDKAIQTQLDTWVRKAQ
- a CDS encoding efflux RND transporter permease subunit; translation: MIRFFTAHPTAANLLMLLLLFMGISVLPDIKRETFPEVKAYSLQINVPYPGATPVDVEQGICLPLEDAFDGISFIEEKVCEARQNLGLMTIKMLEQGDFVKFTDDVKTAIDGINEFPENAEEPVVTEKGRTQHVISIALTADLPRSELKTLAENLKQRILQHPKIPLITINGFSERQLRVQVSQENLRRYGLDLQQLVNLINKQDLDLPLGSIETRHSETQLRFSDERRSAADLAQLIILSGEHGSEVTLGEIATIIDTFEQVEDKVEFNGRPAALLKIEKNTIDDSLDVLAAVEDLIITESARLPGGVSLEITQDATSIVKDRINMLITNAWQGLLLVFATMWMFFTFRYAFWVVMGLPVSFLASAFILGHMGITINMISMVALLLALGILMDDAIVIAESIGTQLKKGLKPMEAAIAGTKTVARGVASSFATTLCIFVGLIFISGDIGQILKVIPIVLISVISVSLIEAFFILPNHLHHSLAHGEKQKPSRFRVRFEQKFEHLRTRTYVLVEKIIHYRYAFIGTVLAFFLLSVSMLASGILQFSAFPNVEGDRLQARILMPAGTPLKQTENIVKQLLASLDKTSKTLQQDEDQVLVKSFAVSFNQNSDAFESGPHLATIDVDLLSAEIRNTKMQRFINLWRENTGIIADAMTLSFKEPNIGPSGRAIQIRLTGKDLEQLAQASYELQTWLSGYPGVNNLLDDLRPGKPEFTLKLREGAYNLGIDAQTIANQVRSAFQGNKVLETNVDLETFEITVMLAPESRDEFADFDNFPIVHPGSGAIIPLSAVAEISATRGYSRIGRYNNQRAVTVYGDIDHNVNNTQKVMTDLSKRWLPDFQLRYPDIKLSQEGETKNAAITQQSMMRSFVFGLLGVFLLLSFQFRSYIEPVIVLVAIPLAMIGTIWGHLIMGLSFTMPSMLGFVSLAGIVVNDSILLVEFVKKRVAEGHSVHQAAAKASYDRFRAVFLTSVTTIAGMTPLLFETSLQAQILIPLATSIVFGIATSTLLVLFVLPCLYTILEDFGLAKSKKEQHQGELTADAIPEH
- a CDS encoding ABC transporter ATP-binding protein, which translates into the protein MPALIKLDKLNWAVGDKRILKDISLELEKGELLAIIGPNGAGKTSLLNCLLNQQKNVTGSVNFKGKNISSYTPRQRAKSFALVAQKTAPVFNLSVFDIVRMGLLPHKTLFSLDNDFDKHQIELALEKVGLSDKVHDAFTTLSGGEQQRVLIARALVQKAEVLILDEPTNHLDVYYQHQILALVKSLNITVVMTVHDLNLAAQYCRRLLLLDQGQVIADGAPEKVLTSQLLTQVFRLDCQQELDAVTGKTRVYFHLPTHSQTTGEASR
- a CDS encoding FecCD family ABC transporter permease translates to MSQIRFNLPVKLSLLALLCLGSIGAALTFGPVNISPQQLVACFSTTCETPVIDMVVFQVRVPRILVGLVAGMGLAIAGAILQNTTRNPLADPYLFGIVSGAGLGATIASITLANMLTLALPLAAFLGALFAVIIVVLIAKALQRMEQLLLAGIAVSFMLSSISQFLLYLGEPFATNRVMFWLMGSLARVELENFYVISAVLFFALAVITAFHRHIDALLLGDESAASLGVNADKLRLIMLALCAALTATIVAYCGGIGFVGLMIPHIVRQILGVTTIPLILGSMLIGGTFILWVDVIARTALENAEIPIGIITSATGSIFFLLIMYRTRKN
- the cobO gene encoding cob(I)yrinic acid a,c-diamide adenosyltransferase; the protein is MATSNDKEQQHQQRMQRTKEKVDARIENAQQEKGLFIVITGNGKGKSTSGFGTVARAVGHGLNTAVVQYIKGSWACGERELLANAGVEFHVMGTGFTWNTQDKTSDIAAANKVWQESKRLLSDPHIDLVLLDELTYMLTYKYLDLDEVIEAIRNRPKMQHVIVTGRACHRALIELADTVSEVRSVKHAFDAGVKAQKGIDW